From a single Arachis hypogaea cultivar Tifrunner chromosome 3, arahy.Tifrunner.gnm2.J5K5, whole genome shotgun sequence genomic region:
- the LOC112790741 gene encoding uncharacterized protein — protein MEGDEDQFYDTREDLCSGSDGCSSLSESDESCSRDGHFTWYPDWTNNNHLESVHQRRLNFLRWVGLESDWDVNSVMGKDDLADPSSRGVDRVTATSGAVLRTSGFAEGALSSTSSQIVLDSLSSANLSSLENSGGDKNLACMIKNLDDGTQYIMDKLDQDGTPNTLRVVGSNQLISLEEFHRNIGQSPLVRRYLQREAENSRFLAARKKRVKRGWLRKLGVVACVVHDHGLHEMKNKDFDPSDVTGIQRVRVHTHGKRFKELSSVYTEQEFKAHKGIILTMKFSLDGKYLASGGEDGVVRVWKVVEDERSSELHILDNDPSSIYFKMNTYSFVTPLDVDKEKLVTTEKLRRSSDSTCVIIPPKTFRISGKPLHEFHGHSGDILDLSWSKRGLLLSSSVDKTVRLWQVGTDSCLGVFSHNNYVTCVHFNPINDNIFISGSIDGKVRIWEVLRCRVIDYIDIREIVTAVCFRPDGKGTIMGTMAGNCRFYDIIDDHMQLNAQLNLWGKKKTAGKRITGFQFSPIDTSQLLVASADSHVCILSGVDVIYKFKGLKSAGQMHASFTLDGKHIVSVSEDSNVCVWNYNGHDRNTSKAKKVWSSECFLSHNAAIAIPWCGMEQMPGTLLSPSLRDDFNHKSFLSSPDCFFLGRGFLSELVPKVSPTWPEEALADPCQTIVSPKMYKSEYKFLRSACKGMSNSHMWGQVIVTAGWDGHIRVYQNYGLPIRV, from the exons ATGGAAGGGGATGAGGACCAATTCTATGATACCCGTGAGGATTTATGTTCTGGTTCTGATGGTTGTTCTAGTTTGTCAGAATCAGATGAATCTTGTTCTAGGGATGGACATTTCACTTGGTACCCGGATTGGACAAACAACAACCACCTTGAAAGTGTTCACCAGAGACGGCTCAATTTCCTAAGATGGGTGGGTTTAGAATCTGATTGGGATGTGAATTCAGTCATGGGAAAGGACGACTTGGCTGATCCATCCTCTCGTGGAGTTGACCGAGTCACGGCCACCAGTGGGGCTGTGCTAAGAACTTCTGGTTTTGCAGAGGGTGCTCTTTCCTCTACCTCAAGCCAGATTGTATTGGATTCTTTGTCGAGTGCGAATTTGAGCTCACTAGAAAATTCCGGGGGTGATAAGAATTTGGCATGTATGATAAAGAATTTGGATGACGGGACACAGTACATTATGGATAAATTGGATCAAGATGGAACACCTAATACACTGCGTGTTGTCGGGTCTAACCAATTGATTAGCTTGGAAGAGTTTCACAGAAATATTGGGCAGTCACCTTTGGTTCGGAGATATTTGCAGAGGGAGGCTGAGAACTCAAGATTTTTGGCTGCTAGAAAAAAGAGAGTGAAGAGGGGTTGGCTAAGGAAGTTGGGTGTTGTGGCTTGTGTTGTTCATGATCACGGTCTTCatgaaatgaagaacaaagacttTGATCCCTCAGACGTAACTGGGATCCAAAGAGTTCGAGTTCATACACATGGGAAGCGATTTAAGGAGCTCTCCTCTGTTTACACTGAGCAGGAGTTTAAAGCACATAAGGGTATTATTTTGACAATGAAGTTCAGCCTTGATGGAAAATATTTGGCTAGCGGTGGTGAAGATGGCGTTGTACGTGTGTGGAAGGTGGTTGAGGATGAAAGATCGAGTGAATTGCACATTTTGGACAATGATCCCTCAAGTATATACTTCAAAATGAACACTTATTCATTTGTAACTCCCCTTGATGTAGATAAAGAAAAATTAGTTACAACAGAGAAGTTGAGGAGATCATCTGATTCAACCTGTGTGATTATCCCACCAAAGACCTTCCGAATATCAGGGAAACCTTTGCACGAGTTCCATGGCCACAGTGGTGACATTTTAGACCTTTCATGGTCGAAGAGAGGG TTGCTACTGTCATCATCTGTTGATAAGACAGTCCGCCTATGGCAAGTTGGAACAGACAGCTGCCTTGGTGTTTTTTCCCACAATAATTATG TTACATGTGTGCATTTCAATCCCATAAATGACAACATCTTCATCAGTGGTTCAATTGATGGTAAAGTGCGTATCTGGGAAGTTCTTCGTTGCCGGGTTATTGATTACATTGATATCAGAGAGATAGTCACTGCTGTGTGCTTCCGCCCTGATGGAAAG GGCACAATTATGGGTACTATGGCAGGCAATTGCCGTTTCTATGATATAATAG aTGATCATATGCAATTGAATGCTCAATTAAACTTATGGGGCAAaaagaagacagcaggaaagagGATTACTGGCTTTCAG TTTTCGCCAATCGACACAAGCCAATTGTTGGTTGCTTCTGCTGATTCACACGTCTGTATACTTTCCGGAGTTGATGTCATCTACAAATTTAAGG GCCTAAAAAGTGCTGGTCAGATGCATGCTTCCTTCACATTGGACGGGAAACACATTGTTTCAGTAAGTGAGGATTCAAATGTGTGTGTCTGGAATTACAATGGCCATGACAGGAATACTTCCAAGGCGAAGAAGGTTTGGTCTTCCGAGTGTTTTCTGTCCCACAACGCAGCAATTGCCATACCTTGGTGCGGCATGGAACAAATGCCAGGAACACTCTTGTCCCCGTCATTGAGGGACGATTTCAATCACAAGTCATTCCTCTCTTCCCCGGATTGCTTCTTCTTGGGCCGTGGATTTTTGTCAGAGTTAGTCCCAAAGGTTTCTCCAACTTGGCCCGAGGAGGCACTCGCAGATCCGTGCCAAACCATAGTGTCGCCTAAGATGTATAAATCCGAGTACAAGTTCTTGAGAAGTGCTTGCAAGGGAATGTCGAATTCTCACATGTGGGGCCAAGTAATTGTAACAGCAGGATGGGATGGACACATAAGGGTGTACCAAAACTATGGCCTACCAATTCGTGTTTGA